The Streptomyces sp. NBC_01689 genome includes a window with the following:
- a CDS encoding glycosyltransferase encodes MRVLVVHNRYASAQPSGENKVVDQEVALLREAGHRVEVFERRSDDIADRSLLGKAAIPLLVPWNPGVRTELAARLRTGRPDVVHVHNVFPLLSPAVLAACADAGVPAVATLHNYTQVCPPGTLQRDGKPCTECVGATPLPAVRHGCYRNSRLATVPLAVSLSVNRRRWWSGVERFFCISAAQRDVLVRSGMPAERLAVKHNFVPDPGTRRTDAGEHVLYLGRLAEAKGVRLLMTAWDELAADGGVGVPLVIAGTGPLEPEVTAWAAGRDDVRYVGLYDTAECRRAIARSVAVVAPSTWLEAFGLVVVEAMAAGVPTVAAGHGAFVELVEDGVTGLLHRPGETASLASCLRRITTGRDRNQEMGQAARRRYELGFSPAVGLERLVEGYRTAIAGRSGDGDGPPPVGDESTGSSRVRPRRAGWGQ; translated from the coding sequence ATGCGCGTCCTCGTGGTGCACAACCGCTACGCCTCGGCGCAGCCGAGCGGGGAGAACAAGGTCGTCGACCAGGAGGTGGCGCTGCTGCGCGAGGCCGGTCACCGGGTCGAGGTGTTCGAGCGGCGCAGCGACGACATCGCCGACCGGTCCCTGCTGGGCAAGGCCGCGATACCGCTGCTGGTGCCGTGGAACCCGGGGGTCCGCACGGAGCTCGCCGCGAGGCTGCGCACCGGACGGCCGGACGTGGTCCACGTCCACAACGTCTTCCCGCTCCTGTCGCCCGCGGTGCTGGCCGCCTGCGCCGACGCCGGTGTGCCCGCCGTCGCCACGCTGCACAACTACACCCAGGTCTGCCCGCCCGGCACCCTGCAGCGGGACGGAAAGCCGTGCACCGAGTGCGTCGGGGCCACGCCGCTGCCCGCCGTCCGGCACGGCTGCTACCGCAACTCCCGGCTGGCGACGGTGCCGCTCGCGGTCAGTCTGTCCGTCAACCGGCGGCGGTGGTGGTCCGGCGTGGAACGGTTCTTCTGCATCTCCGCGGCCCAGCGCGACGTGCTGGTGCGGTCGGGGATGCCGGCCGAACGGCTCGCGGTGAAGCACAACTTCGTGCCCGATCCGGGCACGCGCCGGACGGACGCCGGTGAGCACGTGCTCTATCTCGGCCGGCTCGCGGAGGCCAAGGGCGTACGGCTGCTCATGACCGCGTGGGACGAACTCGCCGCCGACGGCGGGGTCGGCGTCCCGCTCGTGATCGCCGGGACGGGGCCGCTGGAGCCGGAGGTGACCGCCTGGGCGGCGGGCCGGGACGACGTCCGCTACGTCGGCCTCTACGACACGGCCGAGTGCCGGCGGGCCATCGCGCGGTCGGTCGCCGTGGTGGCTCCCTCGACGTGGCTGGAGGCGTTCGGCCTGGTGGTCGTGGAGGCGATGGCGGCCGGGGTCCCGACCGTCGCCGCCGGTCACGGCGCGTTCGTCGAACTCGTCGAGGACGGGGTGACCGGGCTGCTGCACCGCCCGGGTGAGACCGCCTCGCTCGCGTCCTGCCTGCGCCGGATCACGACCGGGCGGGACCGCAACCAGGAGATGGGCCAGGCGGCCCGGCGCCGGTACGAGCTGGGATTCAGCCCGGCCGTCGGCCTCGAACGCCTGGTGGAGGGGTACCGCACCGCGATCGCGGGTCGGTCCGGCGACGGGGACGGCCCGCCGCCGGTAGGGGATGAAAGTACTGGCTCGTCACGGGTGCGCCCGCGGCGGGCGGGATGGGGGCAGTAG
- a CDS encoding class I SAM-dependent methyltransferase produces the protein MTRCRLCGSAALASVVDLGATPPCESFLAADRLDQPEPAYPLHLRVCTDCWLAQIPPLITPEETFSEYAYFSSFSTSWVEHARTFVADAVERVGLGSDAFVVEVASNDGYLLKHVVDRGIRCLGIEPSVNVGATARDAGVPTLTEFLSPGTGAAVRAEHGPADLVVANNVYAHIPDVVGFTQGLRALVADDGWVSVEVQHLLTLIEENQYDTIYHEHFQYYTVASAIRALASGGLTLVDVELLPTHGGSIRLWARPAEVAGEPSARVADVLDREKAAGLRELSGYTEFSARVAKVRRDLLRFLIDAAERGETVVGYGAPGKGNTLLNHCGIRPDLLAYTVDRNPYKHGRFTPGTRIPILPPERIAADRPDYVLVLPWNLRTELVEQLSFVHEWGGRLVFPIPELSIVEVTS, from the coding sequence ATGACACGATGCCGACTCTGCGGCTCGGCGGCGCTGGCGAGCGTCGTCGACCTGGGGGCGACCCCGCCGTGCGAGAGCTTCCTCGCCGCGGACCGACTGGACCAGCCGGAGCCCGCGTACCCGCTGCACCTGCGGGTCTGCACCGACTGCTGGCTGGCGCAGATCCCTCCGCTGATCACGCCGGAGGAGACGTTCAGCGAGTACGCGTACTTCTCGTCCTTCTCCACCTCCTGGGTGGAGCACGCGCGCACGTTCGTCGCCGACGCCGTCGAGCGGGTGGGGCTCGGCTCCGACGCCTTCGTGGTCGAGGTCGCGAGCAACGACGGGTACCTGCTGAAGCACGTGGTGGACCGGGGGATCCGCTGCCTCGGCATCGAGCCGTCGGTGAACGTCGGCGCCACGGCGCGGGACGCCGGTGTGCCCACGCTCACGGAGTTCCTGTCCCCCGGCACCGGCGCGGCCGTCCGCGCCGAGCACGGCCCGGCGGACCTCGTCGTGGCCAACAACGTGTACGCGCACATCCCCGACGTGGTCGGGTTCACCCAGGGGCTGCGCGCCCTGGTCGCCGACGACGGCTGGGTCTCCGTCGAGGTGCAGCACCTGCTGACCCTGATCGAGGAGAACCAGTACGACACGATCTACCACGAGCACTTCCAGTACTACACGGTCGCGTCGGCGATCCGGGCGCTGGCGAGCGGTGGACTCACCCTCGTGGACGTCGAGTTGCTTCCCACGCACGGCGGCTCCATCCGGCTGTGGGCCCGGCCCGCCGAGGTGGCCGGCGAGCCCTCCGCCCGCGTGGCCGACGTGCTGGACCGGGAGAAGGCCGCCGGACTGCGGGAACTGTCCGGGTACACCGAGTTCTCCGCCCGGGTGGCGAAGGTGCGCCGGGACCTGCTGCGGTTCCTCATCGACGCGGCCGAGCGCGGTGAGACGGTCGTCGGCTACGGCGCCCCCGGCAAGGGCAACACCCTGCTCAACCACTGCGGCATCCGCCCCGACCTGCTGGCGTACACGGTCGACCGCAACCCGTACAAGCACGGCAGGTTCACCCCGGGCACCCGCATCCCGATCCTGCCGCCCGAGCGGATCGCCGCCGACCGGCCCGACTACGTCCTCGTCCTCCCCTGGAACCTGCGGACCGAGCTGGTCGAGCAGCTGTCCTTCGTGCACGAGTGGGGCGGCCGTCTTG